One genomic window of Bartonella sp. JB63 includes the following:
- the trmB gene encoding tRNA (guanine(46)-N(7))-methyltransferase TrmB, with protein MTTHKTRMSEAFFGRRQGKRLRSNQITLINTLFPALNINLSKPAPLKLTSLFTNPVEEVRLEIGFGGGEHLLHEIKCFPHTGFIGVEPFINGIAKILLYIEKHKEYQNQLRLYNDDAARFLDWLPAASLDGIDLFYPDPWPKKKHWKRRFINEKNLNRFARVLKKGKKLRFASDIDTYVNWTLYHCAQHDSFEWLAENPTDWKIPYPLWPSTRYETKALCEGRTPTYLTFIKK; from the coding sequence ATGACTACACATAAAACGCGCATGAGTGAAGCATTTTTTGGTCGCCGACAGGGAAAACGGCTACGAAGTAATCAAATTACACTTATAAATACGCTTTTTCCTGCTCTTAATATTAATTTAAGTAAGCCTGCACCTTTAAAATTAACGTCCTTATTCACTAATCCAGTAGAAGAAGTCCGACTTGAAATTGGTTTCGGTGGAGGAGAACATTTGCTTCATGAAATAAAATGTTTTCCACACACTGGTTTTATCGGAGTAGAGCCTTTTATTAATGGCATAGCAAAAATATTGTTATATATTGAAAAGCACAAAGAATACCAAAATCAGCTTCGTCTTTATAACGATGACGCGGCGCGTTTTCTTGATTGGTTACCAGCAGCATCACTTGATGGAATAGATTTATTTTATCCTGATCCATGGCCTAAAAAAAAGCATTGGAAACGACGCTTCATTAACGAAAAAAATCTAAATCGTTTTGCTCGAGTTCTTAAAAAAGGTAAAAAACTCCGCTTCGCCAGTGATATAGATACCTATGTAAACTGGACACTCTATCATTGTGCACAACACGATAGTTTCGAATGGCTCGCAGAAAACCCTACAGATTGGAAAATTCCTTATCCACTTTGGCCAAGCACTCGATATGAAACAAAAGCTCTATGTGAAGGTAGAACACCTACCTATCTTACCTTTATTAAAAAATAA
- the rimP gene encoding ribosome maturation factor RimP, with product MKEIEKDDIDEPRLFEENGVAARVAVLIAPLLKPLGFRLVRIKILSLNGLTLQIMAERTNGIMTIEDCEIVSRTIAPLLDIENVIERKYHLEISSPGIDRPLVRKSDFFHWQGHLVKIETSTAIDGRKKFRGKLVNVAQNGLTLNLDKTADGKEMHVFISFSNITNAHLVLTNELIRDTLKKNYNN from the coding sequence ATGAAGGAAATTGAAAAGGACGATATTGATGAACCACGCTTGTTTGAAGAAAATGGTGTTGCAGCGCGTGTTGCCGTTCTTATTGCACCATTACTAAAACCTTTAGGCTTTCGTTTAGTTCGTATAAAAATTTTAAGTTTAAATGGTTTAACACTCCAAATTATGGCAGAACGAACTAATGGAATCATGACAATAGAAGATTGTGAAATAGTTAGTCGAACTATTGCTCCTCTTCTTGACATAGAAAATGTTATTGAACGTAAATATCATTTAGAAATTTCATCCCCTGGTATTGATCGCCCACTCGTAAGAAAATCTGATTTCTTTCATTGGCAAGGACATCTCGTAAAAATTGAAACCAGTACCGCCATTGATGGACGCAAGAAATTCCGTGGTAAACTTGTAAATGTTGCACAAAATGGATTGACTTTAAATCTTGATAAGACAGCTGATGGAAAAGAAATGCATGTGTTTATTTCTTTTTCTAATATTACCAATGCGCATTTGGTTCTTACCAATGAGCTTATTCGTGACACGTTGAAAAAAAACTATAACAATTAA
- the ybeY gene encoding rRNA maturation RNase YbeY, with translation MISIDMTIESAKWGDEKILYNITEKALTTTLQHLSLNEVKSELSLLFTDDKHMAQINAQWRHQNKPTNVLSFPSFPLKAGQNPGLILGDIIIAQETVMREAEEEEKSFQDHLTHIIIHGILHLLGYNHETNDEANQMEKLEREILQKLSIKDPYTKLL, from the coding sequence ATGATTTCTATTGATATGACAATTGAGAGTGCTAAATGGGGTGATGAGAAAATTCTTTATAACATCACTGAAAAAGCCCTAACTACCACATTGCAGCATTTATCATTAAATGAAGTAAAAAGTGAACTCAGCCTGCTTTTTACAGATGATAAGCATATGGCACAAATTAACGCACAATGGCGTCATCAAAATAAACCTACCAATGTTTTATCTTTTCCTTCTTTTCCTCTTAAAGCTGGACAAAATCCTGGCCTCATTCTTGGTGATATAATCATTGCGCAAGAAACTGTCATGCGAGAAGCAGAAGAAGAAGAAAAATCATTTCAGGATCATTTAACGCATATAATCATTCATGGTATTCTTCATCTTCTTGGTTATAATCACGAAACAAATGATGAAGCTAATCAAATGGAAAAACTAGAAAGAGAAATACTTCAAAAGCTATCTATAAAAGATCCCTATACTAAATTGTTGTAA
- the lnt gene encoding apolipoprotein N-acyltransferase, which translates to MLKRLNLFLFSITGWKRQICVFLCGALTSFALPPFYLTPICFLTFPIFVIFLDEINTIQNNKKRLLINALIFGNFGFGYFIFSLWWLSNALLIDPISFAWALPFSIFCLPAYLALYWFFAGIIVFLLWTKNISRFFVLAFALGLAEWLRAILLTGFPWNALGYTAMPSPIFMQSDMIVGLYGMNILAVLCYSLPTVLLTNEKKFSALSFCFLLIVAHSGFGFYRLNTAPNITEYQNSNHWVRIVQPSIQQTTKLSNTKKEDIFATHLNLSIKKVISQNPDPDFIIWPEASLPYILSNAPSILTKRIGSFLKPQQWAIIGAVRSSNPSPDTQTQYFNTIAFIDAKGDILHTSDKLHLVPFGEYLPYQNLLKKIGLHALADNIGGYNAANVRKTVMTPNGFSYLPLICYEAIFPNGTTFKGPHPQAIINITNDAWFGRTPGPYQHFQQAQLRAVELGMPLIRAANNGISAIIDSYGRIISSLGHNIIGVLDAPIPQPITPIWNNKCRTFSTFILFILMLLCRISFGSTKQLE; encoded by the coding sequence TTGTTAAAGAGGCTGAATCTTTTCCTGTTTTCTATCACTGGTTGGAAACGGCAAATATGTGTCTTTTTATGTGGTGCATTAACATCTTTTGCACTCCCACCTTTTTATTTAACACCCATTTGCTTTTTAACATTTCCCATCTTTGTTATTTTTCTCGATGAAATTAATACTATTCAAAACAACAAAAAACGCCTTTTGATAAATGCGTTAATCTTTGGAAATTTTGGCTTTGGTTATTTTATTTTTAGCCTTTGGTGGCTAAGCAATGCCTTATTAATAGATCCGATTTCTTTTGCTTGGGCACTACCATTTTCTATTTTTTGTCTTCCTGCTTATCTTGCTCTTTATTGGTTTTTTGCTGGCATCATTGTTTTCTTATTATGGACAAAAAACATATCACGTTTTTTTGTCTTAGCCTTTGCACTCGGATTAGCTGAGTGGCTGCGCGCTATTTTATTAACAGGTTTTCCATGGAATGCTCTTGGTTATACAGCTATGCCAAGCCCGATATTCATGCAATCAGATATGATTGTAGGACTCTATGGAATGAATATTCTTGCTGTTTTATGCTATAGTTTGCCAACTGTTTTATTAACAAATGAAAAAAAATTCTCAGCACTTTCATTCTGTTTTCTTCTTATAGTAGCCCATAGTGGATTTGGATTTTATCGTTTGAACACAGCACCTAATATAACAGAATACCAAAACAGTAATCATTGGGTTCGCATTGTTCAACCCTCTATTCAACAAACTACCAAATTAAGCAATACAAAAAAAGAAGATATATTTGCAACTCATCTAAACTTAAGTATCAAAAAAGTCATTAGTCAGAATCCAGATCCTGATTTTATAATATGGCCAGAAGCATCACTTCCTTATATTCTTAGTAATGCGCCTTCTATTCTTACAAAGCGTATTGGTTCTTTTCTCAAGCCTCAGCAATGGGCTATTATCGGTGCCGTACGAAGTAGCAACCCTTCTCCTGACACTCAAACACAATATTTTAATACAATTGCATTCATTGATGCCAAAGGTGACATTCTTCACACATCTGATAAACTTCATCTCGTTCCCTTTGGTGAATATCTTCCATATCAAAATTTATTGAAAAAAATTGGATTGCATGCTCTCGCCGATAACATTGGTGGCTATAATGCTGCCAATGTGCGAAAAACTGTTATGACGCCAAATGGATTTTCTTATCTTCCACTTATTTGTTATGAAGCTATATTTCCTAATGGAACAACTTTTAAAGGTCCTCACCCTCAAGCAATTATTAATATAACAAATGATGCATGGTTTGGTAGAACACCTGGTCCATATCAACATTTTCAACAAGCACAACTCCGTGCTGTCGAATTGGGAATGCCTCTTATCCGAGCAGCAAACAATGGAATATCAGCCATTATTGATTCTTATGGAAGAATCATTTCCTCTCTTGGACATAATATCATTGGCGTTCTTGATGCACCGATTCCACAACCAATTACCCCTATTTGGAACAATAAATGTAGAACATTCTCTACTTTCATCTTATTCATTCTTATGCTATTGTGTCGTATTAGTTTTGGTTCTACAAAACAGCTGGAATGA
- a CDS encoding hemolysin family protein, with amino-acid sequence MADKTNTQNDTQISSNSEEYPIQRTNHTEKNSLLGYLFSFLRRRNHTSLRDGLTDVLAADNEKGIALFSPEERTMLHNILCLREARVDNIMIPRSEIEALEINTPLGEALKFFAKIGHSRIPVYAETLDDPRGMIHIHDILNYITPFITGFTQNEQKYASLQLNHTDLHHPIGELDLIRKVLFVPRSMLASKLLTRMQATRTQMALVIDEYGGTDGLVSMEDIVELVVGDIEDEHDNIDNAIVREPDNKWLVDAKTELKDVEKALGPDFVVGEYGDEVDTIGGLIVSILDRIPSKGEIIETVPGYRFRILEADKRRIKRLRIFRIPENENLKEKQPYKDS; translated from the coding sequence ATGGCGGATAAAACTAATACACAAAATGATACTCAAATATCTTCTAATTCTGAAGAATATCCCATACAACGAACAAACCACACAGAGAAAAATTCATTGCTAGGTTATCTATTTTCATTTTTACGTAGACGCAATCATACATCATTACGAGATGGTCTAACTGATGTACTCGCAGCCGATAATGAGAAAGGAATAGCACTTTTTTCTCCTGAAGAACGTACTATGCTTCACAATATTTTATGTCTACGCGAAGCGCGTGTTGACAATATTATGATCCCACGTTCTGAAATAGAAGCATTGGAAATCAATACTCCTCTTGGTGAAGCTCTTAAATTTTTTGCAAAAATTGGACATTCACGCATACCTGTATATGCTGAAACATTAGATGATCCACGAGGTATGATCCACATCCACGATATTCTTAATTATATAACTCCCTTTATTACCGGCTTCACTCAAAATGAACAAAAATATGCCTCTCTACAGTTAAATCATACAGACTTACACCACCCTATCGGTGAACTAGATCTTATCAGAAAAGTTCTATTTGTGCCTCGTTCCATGCTCGCAAGCAAATTATTAACACGTATGCAAGCCACACGAACACAAATGGCTTTAGTTATCGATGAATATGGTGGAACAGATGGTTTAGTTTCTATGGAAGATATTGTCGAATTGGTCGTTGGTGATATTGAAGATGAACATGATAATATCGATAACGCTATAGTGCGCGAACCCGATAATAAATGGTTGGTTGATGCAAAAACTGAATTAAAAGATGTGGAAAAAGCTCTTGGTCCTGATTTTGTCGTAGGAGAATATGGCGATGAAGTGGACACCATTGGTGGTTTAATCGTTTCCATTCTTGATCGCATTCCTTCAAAAGGTGAAATCATTGAAACTGTACCGGGTTATCGTTTCCGTATTTTAGAAGCTGATAAACGTCGAATTAAACGACTACGCATTTTTCGTATCCCAGAAAATGAAAATCTTAAGGAAAAACAGCCTTATAAGGATAGCTAA
- a CDS encoding helix-turn-helix domain-containing protein: MTETRKKPDPIDIYVGTRIRLRRNILGLTQEKLGEKLGITFQQVQKYEKGTNRVGASRLQAIAEIMDVPVSYFFDKGINIQSVEGFEESDNNFMDFCSSSEGIQLMRAFTNISDAKVRRKIIDLAKALSEEDHTNKL, encoded by the coding sequence ATGACCGAAACTAGAAAAAAACCCGATCCAATAGATATTTATGTTGGAACCCGTATTCGTTTACGTCGTAATATATTAGGCCTCACCCAAGAAAAACTTGGTGAAAAATTAGGTATCACTTTTCAGCAAGTCCAGAAATATGAAAAAGGAACAAACCGTGTTGGAGCAAGCCGTCTTCAGGCAATTGCAGAAATTATGGATGTTCCGGTCTCCTATTTTTTTGATAAGGGAATTAATATACAATCTGTAGAAGGTTTTGAAGAAAGTGATAATAATTTTATGGATTTTTGTTCCAGTAGTGAAGGTATTCAATTAATGCGTGCTTTTACCAATATATCTGATGCTAAGGTGCGTCGAAAAATTATCGATTTAGCAAAAGCTCTTTCCGAAGAAGATCACACCAATAAGCTATAA
- the metK gene encoding methionine adenosyltransferase has protein sequence MPHQDYLFTSESVSEGHPDKICDRISDEIVDMVYREAHKAGINPWLIRVACETLVSVNRVIIAGEVRIPETLFKKDKNGQFIRDKVGSPIIDPAPFRKVVRHAIRVIGYEQEDFHWKTVKIDVLLCPQSADIAQGVDNAIDRQGEEGAGDQGIMFGYACRETPDLMPAPIYYAHKILEHLAIARHKKEGETSKLGPDAKNQITIRYKNGKPVEVTSIVLSVQHLDETWDSNKVRTVVEPYIFQALHDIPISNKCSWYINPTGKFVIGGPKSDAGLTGRKIIVDTYGGAAPHGGGAFSGKDTTKVDRSAAYAARYLAKNIVAADLADQCTIQLSYAIGVAEPLSIYLNLHGTGKVDEGVIEAAIPKIMDLSPTGIRKHLDLNRPIYAKTAAYGHFGRKPESDGSFSWEKTDLVGKLKKMIKIP, from the coding sequence ATGCCGCATCAAGATTATCTTTTTACAAGTGAATCGGTATCAGAAGGACATCCCGATAAAATTTGTGATCGCATTTCCGATGAAATCGTTGATATGGTATACAGGGAAGCTCATAAAGCAGGAATTAATCCATGGTTAATACGAGTCGCTTGTGAAACTTTAGTGAGTGTCAATCGTGTTATCATAGCTGGTGAAGTACGTATTCCCGAAACACTCTTTAAAAAAGATAAAAATGGTCAATTTATACGTGATAAAGTTGGCTCCCCTATTATTGATCCTGCCCCTTTTCGCAAAGTTGTACGTCATGCTATTCGCGTCATTGGTTATGAACAAGAAGATTTCCATTGGAAAACTGTTAAAATTGATGTTCTTTTATGTCCACAATCGGCTGATATCGCACAAGGAGTTGATAATGCCATTGATCGTCAAGGTGAAGAAGGAGCAGGTGATCAAGGCATTATGTTTGGATATGCTTGCCGTGAAACACCAGATCTCATGCCCGCACCAATTTATTATGCCCATAAGATTTTAGAGCACCTTGCTATAGCCCGCCATAAAAAAGAAGGAGAAACCAGTAAACTAGGACCAGACGCCAAAAACCAAATAACAATACGATACAAAAATGGAAAACCTGTCGAAGTAACATCTATTGTTCTTTCGGTACAGCATCTTGATGAGACTTGGGATTCGAATAAAGTTCGTACAGTTGTTGAACCTTATATTTTTCAAGCTTTACATGATATCCCGATTTCTAATAAGTGCAGTTGGTACATTAATCCAACAGGAAAATTTGTTATCGGTGGTCCTAAAAGCGATGCAGGATTAACAGGACGAAAAATCATTGTGGATACTTATGGTGGTGCTGCACCTCATGGTGGGGGTGCTTTTTCAGGTAAAGATACAACAAAAGTTGATCGTTCTGCAGCTTATGCTGCACGTTACCTAGCGAAAAATATTGTTGCAGCCGATTTAGCAGACCAATGCACCATTCAACTCTCCTATGCAATTGGCGTTGCAGAACCTTTATCCATTTATCTTAACCTCCACGGAACAGGAAAAGTAGATGAAGGTGTTATTGAGGCTGCAATTCCAAAAATAATGGATCTATCACCAACAGGCATCCGCAAACATCTTGATCTTAACAGACCTATTTATGCAAAAACAGCTGCTTATGGACATTTTGGGCGCAAACCAGAAAGTGATGGTTCATTTTCTTGGGAAAAAACTGACCTAGTTGGAAAACTTAAAAAAATGATTAAGATACCATGA